One genomic window of Paeniglutamicibacter sp. Y32M11 includes the following:
- a CDS encoding low molecular weight phosphatase family protein, protein MTQANSSSPTVLFVCNTNGGKSQIAAALLRNSLGAGVTVQSAGLIPARHINELAADVVADLGADMRAEVPTALTDQALRAADRVIIVGQAEVPELEGVTMERWLPAEAPAALSTERERMEFLRDDIATRVQTLKTVLESEGL, encoded by the coding sequence ATGACTCAGGCGAATAGCAGCTCCCCCACCGTCCTTTTTGTTTGCAATACCAATGGTGGTAAATCGCAAATCGCTGCCGCTCTGCTGCGCAACTCCCTCGGTGCTGGCGTCACGGTTCAATCGGCGGGGCTGATTCCCGCCCGCCACATCAATGAGCTGGCCGCGGATGTTGTTGCGGACCTCGGGGCAGATATGCGCGCAGAGGTCCCGACCGCGTTGACCGATCAAGCGCTGCGTGCCGCTGACCGAGTGATCATTGTTGGGCAGGCTGAGGTCCCGGAGCTTGAGGGAGTCACGATGGAACGCTGGCTGCCTGCCGAAGCACCGGCCGCGCTGAGCACCGAGCGCGAGCGCATGGAGTTCCTGCGTGATGATATTGCCACACGGGTACAAACGCTTAAAACGGTGTTGGAGTCCGAAGGGCTCTAG
- a CDS encoding lysoplasmalogenase yields the protein MTTMTGKKLAPVGFAAALALVTALHLLAQLVAAEGILADVTQILLMPLLFGALYCATSAKRPRLVRLVLIAVVFSWLGDTAPRFMDGDSGFLVMVGFFLMAQLFYIAALWPYRHSSVAGRALPALPYLAVFTALVLACAPGAGVLLVPVLIYGLALMLMAMLSTGLGSLAGVGGAIFLISDGLIALRSFTTWELPGASFWIMLSYVAGQGLIAAAVGQRTGRQQP from the coding sequence ATGACCACGATGACCGGGAAGAAGCTGGCACCCGTTGGCTTTGCCGCGGCCCTAGCCCTGGTCACTGCGCTCCACCTTCTGGCGCAGCTCGTCGCGGCGGAGGGGATCCTCGCAGATGTCACACAGATCCTGTTGATGCCACTGCTCTTTGGGGCCTTGTACTGCGCGACCTCGGCGAAACGCCCGCGACTGGTCAGACTGGTGCTCATCGCCGTCGTCTTTTCCTGGCTGGGGGACACCGCGCCGCGCTTCATGGACGGTGATAGCGGGTTCCTGGTGATGGTCGGGTTCTTCCTGATGGCCCAGCTGTTTTACATCGCCGCCCTCTGGCCATATCGCCATAGCTCCGTGGCGGGCAGAGCGCTGCCGGCTCTGCCATATCTCGCCGTGTTTACCGCATTGGTCCTCGCCTGCGCCCCGGGTGCCGGAGTGCTGCTGGTTCCGGTGCTGATCTATGGGCTGGCACTGATGCTCATGGCCATGCTGTCCACCGGACTCGGGAGCCTTGCCGGGGTGGGCGGGGCGATTTTCCTGATCTCCGACGGGCTCATTGCGCTGCGTTCCTTCACCACATGGGAGCTGCCCGGAGCGTCGTTTTGGATCATGCTCAGCTATGTGGCTGGCCAGGGCCTGATCGCCGCGGCCGTTGGGCAGCGTACCGGTCGCCAGCAACCGTAG
- a CDS encoding DUF402 domain-containing protein, translating into MSAAAPVPANLPRELTGAQPGDIVVARAWKYNGAPHWVVPGYYLGHDAHGHWIYQPAGSLVSRPGHGHWAESDAVCLIPHRGSWLGTFYDDNNEDFRTYLDLSTQIGWRTLARGGWEVNSVDMDLDVVDSRSRGIYLDDEDEFTEHAVQMSYPHELVLVIRAEAEALLRSVSGLHPPFEGIASTWLANGRTEFSDASSR; encoded by the coding sequence GTGAGCGCCGCAGCGCCGGTGCCCGCGAACCTGCCGCGGGAGCTCACCGGAGCTCAGCCGGGGGACATCGTGGTGGCTCGCGCCTGGAAGTACAACGGGGCGCCGCACTGGGTGGTCCCCGGGTACTACCTCGGCCACGACGCCCATGGTCACTGGATCTATCAACCGGCGGGGTCTCTAGTTTCGCGTCCCGGACACGGCCACTGGGCCGAAAGCGACGCGGTCTGCCTGATTCCACACCGTGGTTCCTGGCTGGGTACCTTCTATGACGACAACAACGAAGACTTCCGCACCTACCTTGACCTCTCCACCCAAATTGGCTGGCGAACCTTGGCCCGTGGTGGTTGGGAAGTCAATTCCGTGGACATGGACCTGGACGTCGTGGATTCTCGATCCCGCGGCATTTACCTCGATGACGAGGACGAGTTCACCGAGCACGCGGTGCAGATGAGCTACCCCCACGAGCTTGTACTAGTCATTCGCGCCGAGGCCGAAGCACTGCTTCGGTCCGTCAGCGGGCTACATCCGCCCTTCGAGGGCATAGCTAGCACCTGGCTGGCAAATGGCCGCACCGAATTTTCAGACGCATCATCCCGCTAA
- a CDS encoding ABC transporter ATP-binding protein yields MIETQTFAAPATERHGSPTSPPHQAVLRVSGLSVRYGNSLTVRDVDLELYPGETVALVGGSGAGKSTVAKVIAGLVNPAAGSIILEAPGTPGAGSHRVDLLAAPAEVRRTARREVHLLMQDPYASLPPHLRILDVVCEPLAIHRIGAPVTRREAAAAALCSVGLDPERYARRFPHELSGGERQRVAFARAVVTRPAVILADEPTGMLDATLRSEVSALMGNLARQNGTAILHITHDLALAAQSCDRVIVMADGAIVEHGPTSQVLHNPQHSMTQRLLAAAIRGARRMRAA; encoded by the coding sequence ATGATCGAGACCCAGACATTTGCTGCCCCCGCGACCGAGCGCCACGGCTCCCCCACAAGCCCTCCGCACCAGGCGGTGTTGCGCGTCTCGGGGCTATCGGTGCGCTACGGCAATTCCCTGACGGTACGAGATGTCGATCTAGAACTGTACCCCGGGGAGACAGTGGCCCTGGTTGGCGGCTCGGGTGCGGGAAAATCGACGGTCGCCAAGGTCATCGCCGGACTAGTGAACCCCGCGGCCGGGTCCATCATCCTGGAGGCCCCCGGCACCCCGGGGGCAGGGTCACACCGGGTTGACCTCTTGGCGGCACCGGCGGAGGTGCGGCGTACCGCACGGCGCGAGGTTCACCTGCTGATGCAAGATCCCTATGCCTCGTTGCCCCCGCACCTTCGGATCCTGGACGTCGTTTGCGAACCGCTAGCCATACATCGCATCGGCGCCCCCGTGACGCGACGGGAAGCCGCGGCGGCGGCCCTGTGCTCCGTAGGTCTTGACCCCGAGCGTTATGCTCGCCGCTTCCCGCATGAGCTCTCCGGTGGTGAACGCCAGCGTGTCGCGTTCGCCCGGGCCGTGGTGACCCGGCCAGCGGTGATCCTCGCTGACGAGCCCACCGGCATGCTTGATGCCACGCTGCGCTCGGAGGTCTCGGCCCTGATGGGGAACCTTGCCCGGCAGAACGGCACGGCGATCCTGCATATCACCCACGATCTCGCACTCGCTGCGCAGAGTTGCGACAGGGTCATCGTGATGGCCGACGGTGCCATCGTTGAACACGGGCCCACCTCCCAGGTGTTGCATAACCCGCAACACTCGATGACGCAGCGGCTGCTGGCAGCAGCCATCCGTGGGGCCAGGCGCATGCGCGCGGCCTAG
- the dxs gene encoding 1-deoxy-D-xylulose-5-phosphate synthase, with protein sequence MPLLKTIKEPRDLRGLDAAKMQQLAKEIRSFLISNVARTGGHLGPNLGVVELTLGIHRIFDSPNDSIVFDTGHQSYVHKLLTGRQDFSTLRQQGGLSGYPDRGESEHDIVESSHASSSLSWADGISRARKLTGETDRYVVALVGDGALTGGMAWEAVNNIAADKDRRVVIVVNDNGRSYAPTIGGLADQLAGLRQRLDMFRTHPAYENTMDKLKSRLKDSGVVGQFTYKSLHATKKGIKDWWAPQGLFEDLGMKYIGPIDGHNQAAVEQALQQARNYGGPVIVHALTEKGRGYAPARADEADQFHAVGVIDPQTGEPVSKASARSWTSVFGEEIANIADERKDIVAITGAMLQPVGLKTMSERHPERVLDVGIAEQHAMTSAAGLAFGGLHPVVCVYATFLNRAFDQLLMDVALHKAGVTVVLDRAGVTGPDGPSHHGMWDMALMQIVPNLHLAAPRDAVRLREELREAVAISNAPSVVRFSKGNVGPEIVAIQRLHDGVDILAKLGAGEERDVLIVSVGAMSELCMDVAARLHAQGITVTVVDPRWVLPVPRSIIGLAARHRIVVCVEDGVRAGGVGSRIRQEMRAAGVDTALNEVGLPTEFLAHGTRGQVMERVGLTADRIANDTLAQVLGTKVPFARPLPGAEMPTGQIPQL encoded by the coding sequence GTGCCATTGCTAAAGACCATCAAGGAACCGCGGGACCTTCGTGGCTTGGACGCGGCCAAAATGCAGCAACTTGCCAAGGAAATTCGTTCATTCCTGATCAGCAACGTGGCCAGGACCGGCGGACACCTCGGTCCCAACCTCGGCGTGGTTGAACTGACACTCGGCATCCACCGAATCTTTGACTCACCCAATGACTCCATTGTCTTTGACACCGGCCACCAGTCATACGTCCATAAGCTGCTGACCGGCCGCCAAGACTTCTCCACGCTGCGTCAGCAGGGCGGGCTGTCGGGTTACCCCGATCGCGGCGAATCCGAGCACGACATTGTTGAGTCTTCGCATGCCTCCTCGTCGCTGTCGTGGGCGGACGGGATTTCGCGAGCCCGCAAACTCACCGGCGAAACCGACCGGTACGTCGTAGCGCTGGTGGGCGACGGTGCCCTGACCGGTGGCATGGCCTGGGAAGCCGTGAACAACATCGCTGCCGACAAGGACCGTCGAGTAGTCATCGTGGTCAACGACAACGGCCGTTCCTACGCACCAACCATTGGTGGGCTGGCTGACCAGCTGGCCGGACTGCGTCAGCGCCTGGATATGTTCCGCACCCATCCGGCCTACGAAAACACCATGGACAAGCTCAAAAGCCGCCTGAAGGACTCCGGCGTGGTTGGCCAGTTCACCTACAAGTCGCTGCACGCGACCAAAAAGGGCATCAAGGACTGGTGGGCACCCCAGGGTCTTTTTGAAGACCTGGGCATGAAATATATCGGCCCCATCGACGGGCACAACCAAGCCGCGGTAGAACAGGCTTTGCAACAGGCACGCAACTACGGTGGACCGGTGATCGTGCATGCACTGACCGAAAAGGGCCGCGGCTACGCACCAGCCCGCGCGGATGAAGCCGACCAATTCCATGCCGTTGGTGTCATCGATCCGCAGACCGGAGAACCGGTTTCCAAGGCCTCGGCCCGCTCGTGGACCAGTGTCTTTGGCGAGGAGATCGCCAACATCGCCGATGAGCGTAAGGACATTGTGGCGATCACCGGCGCGATGCTGCAGCCGGTGGGGCTGAAAACCATGTCCGAACGCCACCCCGAGCGCGTCCTGGACGTGGGCATCGCCGAACAGCACGCCATGACCTCCGCCGCAGGCTTGGCCTTCGGCGGCCTGCACCCGGTGGTCTGCGTCTACGCGACCTTCCTGAACCGCGCCTTTGACCAGCTGCTCATGGACGTGGCCCTGCACAAGGCCGGTGTCACGGTGGTGCTAGACCGTGCCGGAGTCACCGGACCGGACGGGCCCAGCCACCACGGCATGTGGGACATGGCGCTCATGCAGATCGTGCCCAACCTGCATTTGGCCGCTCCGCGCGACGCGGTCCGGCTACGTGAAGAATTACGCGAGGCAGTGGCCATTTCCAATGCCCCCTCGGTTGTCCGCTTCTCCAAGGGCAATGTGGGCCCGGAAATCGTGGCCATCCAACGCCTGCACGACGGCGTGGATATCCTGGCCAAATTGGGAGCCGGCGAAGAACGCGATGTCTTGATCGTGTCGGTCGGCGCCATGAGCGAACTGTGCATGGACGTTGCTGCCCGTCTGCATGCCCAGGGCATCACCGTCACGGTGGTTGACCCACGCTGGGTGCTTCCGGTGCCACGGTCCATCATCGGTCTTGCTGCCCGTCACCGCATCGTGGTGTGTGTCGAAGACGGGGTGCGCGCCGGTGGCGTGGGTTCGCGTATCCGCCAGGAAATGCGCGCCGCGGGAGTTGACACCGCGCTGAACGAGGTCGGCCTGCCCACCGAGTTCTTGGCTCACGGTACCCGCGGCCAGGTCATGGAGCGGGTGGGTCTCACCGCCGATCGCATCGCCAATGACACGCTGGCTCAGGTGCTGGGCACCAAGGTGCCTTTCGCCCGGCCGCTACCCGGAGCCGAAATGCCTACCGGACAGATTCCACAGCTGTGA
- a CDS encoding APC family permease, protein MLSFLDALKRILVGRPFRTERLKQAPLRKRLALPIFSASALSSIAYAPDEVMLTLALAGSAAMSFSPSVGLAIMVVLLVIIASYRQSVKAYPSGGGDYQIASVNLGPRAGTTVAAALLVDFVLTVAVSISSASHYVIAAFPALAGHQAWVATAGVVILTVLNLRGSGRSKLGAAAPVYLFIGVVLVMLALGGLYAATGSLGTSPSAGFAVVPDPDYPHGLTGLAGVLLVLRAFSTGSAALTGVEVPISNVHILAAPKARNAAKVLALLGLFAAILTLGTMYLARAVKVNVVEDPAQDLLLNGGPIPADYIQNPVLGQLAEAIFGGASLGFYLVLALTVAVLLMAAHTSFNSFPNLASHLATDGYLPRQLRTRGDRLGFSNGILSLSIAAIVLIWLFNADVPTLIQLYVVGVFVSFTLSQLGMIKHWGRELAQTPDKRVRARIHRSRMLNIAGFLMTAAVLVIVLGTRLIHGAWLAVLGIAVLFILMDALHRHYVDVDEELAIDERDSATALPARVHALVLVSSVRKPVLRALSFARASRPSKIDAIVVDADSEQTEATLAKWAELGIPVPITVLASPYREISAPLIEHIRSIKRDSPRDLVVVYIPEYVVGRWWEQLVHNQTAMRIKNRLHYEPGVVVASVPWRLASSDSSMSLGPLNSTPISNPKDKP, encoded by the coding sequence GTGCTTTCATTCCTAGACGCGCTGAAACGAATTCTGGTGGGTCGCCCCTTCAGAACCGAACGGCTGAAACAGGCTCCGCTGCGTAAGCGCCTTGCGCTGCCCATTTTCTCCGCCTCCGCGCTCTCTTCCATCGCCTACGCCCCCGACGAGGTGATGCTGACCCTGGCGCTGGCCGGTTCCGCTGCCATGTCCTTCTCACCCTCGGTGGGCCTGGCCATCATGGTCGTCCTGCTGGTGATCATTGCCTCCTACCGGCAATCGGTGAAGGCCTACCCCTCCGGTGGTGGCGACTATCAGATCGCCTCGGTGAACCTGGGCCCGCGGGCCGGTACCACCGTTGCCGCCGCGTTGCTGGTGGACTTTGTGTTGACGGTGGCCGTATCAATTTCCTCGGCATCGCACTACGTCATCGCCGCTTTCCCCGCGCTGGCAGGTCACCAGGCGTGGGTTGCCACCGCCGGAGTGGTGATCCTCACCGTGCTGAACTTACGTGGCAGCGGCCGCTCCAAGCTGGGTGCTGCGGCACCGGTCTATCTGTTCATTGGCGTGGTGCTGGTGATGCTGGCCCTTGGTGGGCTCTATGCGGCCACCGGTTCGCTGGGCACCTCGCCCAGTGCCGGATTCGCCGTGGTGCCGGATCCGGATTACCCACATGGCCTGACCGGGCTGGCCGGGGTATTGCTGGTACTGCGCGCGTTCTCCACCGGATCTGCCGCGCTGACCGGTGTTGAGGTCCCGATTTCAAACGTCCACATCCTCGCCGCCCCCAAGGCCCGCAACGCTGCCAAGGTCTTGGCGCTACTGGGCCTCTTTGCCGCCATCCTGACTCTGGGCACCATGTACCTGGCCCGTGCGGTCAAGGTGAACGTGGTGGAAGACCCCGCGCAGGACCTGTTGCTGAACGGCGGACCGATCCCCGCCGACTACATCCAAAACCCGGTCCTGGGGCAGCTGGCCGAGGCGATTTTTGGTGGCGCGTCGTTGGGCTTCTACCTGGTGCTGGCGTTGACCGTTGCGGTGCTGCTGATGGCCGCGCACACCTCGTTTAATTCCTTCCCCAACCTGGCCTCGCATCTGGCCACCGATGGCTACCTGCCGCGCCAATTGCGCACGCGTGGGGACCGCCTCGGATTCTCCAATGGCATCCTCTCGCTGTCCATCGCCGCGATCGTGCTGATCTGGCTCTTTAACGCAGATGTTCCCACCCTGATTCAGCTGTACGTGGTGGGTGTTTTTGTCTCCTTTACGCTGAGCCAATTGGGCATGATCAAGCACTGGGGCAGGGAATTGGCCCAGACCCCGGACAAGCGAGTTCGCGCGCGCATTCACCGCTCCCGGATGTTGAATATCGCCGGTTTCCTCATGACGGCAGCGGTTCTGGTGATTGTGCTGGGAACCCGATTGATCCACGGAGCCTGGCTCGCGGTGTTGGGCATCGCGGTGCTCTTCATCCTGATGGACGCGCTGCACCGCCACTACGTCGATGTAGATGAGGAACTGGCCATCGACGAACGCGACTCCGCCACTGCCCTCCCGGCCCGGGTCCATGCCCTGGTCTTGGTTTCCAGTGTGCGTAAGCCGGTGCTGCGCGCGCTGTCCTTCGCCCGCGCATCGCGTCCCTCAAAGATCGATGCGATAGTGGTGGATGCGGACTCCGAACAGACCGAGGCCACACTGGCCAAATGGGCGGAACTGGGAATTCCGGTGCCGATCACTGTGCTCGCTTCCCCGTACCGGGAGATTTCCGCGCCGCTGATTGAGCACATTCGCTCCATCAAACGTGACTCACCCCGCGACCTGGTGGTTGTCTACATTCCCGAGTATGTGGTGGGCCGCTGGTGGGAACAGCTGGTCCACAACCAAACCGCCATGCGCATCAAAAACCGCCTGCATTACGAGCCCGGGGTCGTGGTGGCCTCCGTGCCATGGCGACTTGCCTCATCGGATTCCTCGATGAGCTTGGGCCCCCTGAACTCCACTCCGATTTCCAATCCGAAAGACAAGCCATGA
- a CDS encoding class I SAM-dependent RNA methyltransferase, translated as MSTQENILKVRLEAPAHGGHTVARHEGRVIFVRHGIPGELVSIAVQDDGEKARFWRGDVVEVHEASEHRVTHFWTQADSLLAAARGVLPVGGAEFGHISLEAQREIKGQIFLEQMARLGKIDATKHGFTGVVAPEGESADALGWRTRTAFVVDEKGRLAMSAFRSNDLVPIKEMPLAHPKINELKLWDLPLAGISRIEVAVGSGDDAGVLVLFIEDGTVAGAAGRAAKRLPEGTSAAALTQVGGSASDGRGALQRLRGRTWLSESVAGHDYRVTGEGFWQIHRLAPATLIERVMSQLAPSYGTRIADLYAGAGLFSAPLAKAVGDDGMLLSIEGAPGTSKDALKNLREFPQAIISQGRVEKTLSRELNTRKAKLDSIVLDPPRTGAGKAAVSAMVRSGAKKISYVSCDPASFARDTADLMSAGFRLEAVDVIDLYPHTHHMETVGLFVRH; from the coding sequence ATGAGCACGCAAGAAAATATCCTGAAGGTGCGCCTCGAAGCGCCAGCCCACGGCGGACACACCGTCGCCCGCCACGAGGGCCGGGTGATCTTCGTCCGTCACGGAATTCCCGGCGAGCTGGTATCCATTGCCGTGCAGGATGATGGTGAAAAGGCCCGCTTTTGGCGTGGCGACGTTGTTGAGGTCCATGAGGCATCCGAGCACCGGGTGACACATTTCTGGACGCAGGCAGATTCCCTGCTGGCAGCCGCCCGCGGTGTACTCCCGGTGGGTGGAGCCGAATTTGGGCACATCAGCCTCGAGGCTCAGCGCGAGATCAAGGGCCAGATCTTCCTGGAACAGATGGCGCGACTGGGGAAGATTGACGCGACCAAGCACGGCTTCACCGGTGTTGTGGCACCGGAGGGTGAATCCGCCGACGCCCTGGGCTGGCGCACCCGAACCGCATTTGTGGTCGACGAGAAGGGCCGCCTGGCCATGAGCGCCTTCCGCTCCAATGACCTGGTGCCGATCAAGGAGATGCCGCTGGCGCACCCGAAGATCAACGAGCTGAAGCTGTGGGACCTACCGTTGGCTGGGATCAGCCGCATCGAGGTGGCAGTGGGATCCGGTGACGACGCCGGGGTGCTGGTGCTGTTCATCGAGGACGGTACCGTGGCCGGAGCCGCGGGTCGCGCCGCCAAGCGCCTTCCCGAGGGCACCAGTGCCGCGGCGCTGACTCAGGTCGGAGGATCGGCCTCCGATGGACGTGGTGCGCTGCAGCGATTGCGCGGTCGGACCTGGCTCTCGGAATCCGTGGCCGGGCATGATTACCGCGTCACCGGTGAGGGCTTTTGGCAGATCCACCGCCTGGCCCCCGCCACACTCATCGAGCGCGTGATGAGCCAGCTGGCTCCGAGTTATGGCACACGCATCGCCGACCTGTACGCCGGTGCAGGTCTCTTTAGCGCCCCGTTGGCCAAGGCCGTGGGCGATGACGGCATGCTGCTCTCCATCGAGGGGGCACCGGGCACCAGCAAGGATGCGCTGAAGAACTTGCGCGAATTCCCGCAGGCCATCATCTCGCAGGGGCGTGTTGAAAAGACGCTGTCCCGTGAATTGAATACGCGCAAGGCCAAGCTGGATTCGATCGTGCTTGATCCGCCGCGCACCGGCGCCGGTAAGGCAGCGGTCTCGGCGATGGTTCGTTCGGGTGCCAAGAAGATCTCCTACGTTTCCTGCGATCCTGCATCATTTGCCCGTGACACGGCAGATCTGATGTCCGCTGGATTCCGTCTGGAAGCGGTTGATGTCATCGACCTGTATCCGCACACACACCACATGGAAACCGTGGGACTGTTTGTTCGCCACTAA
- the acnA gene encoding aconitate hydratase AcnA has product MSNVDSFGAKGVLDVKGNEYEIYRLNAVEGAQSLPYSLKVLLENLLRTEDGANITAEHVKAIGQWDANAEPNTEIQFTPARVLMQDFTGVPCIVDLATMREAVKELGGDPTRVNPLAPAEMVIDHSVQIDVAGNAGALERNMEIEYQRNGERYQFLRWGQTAFDDFKVVPPGTGIVHQVNIEFLARTVMTREVNGVLRAYPDTCVGTDSHTTMVNGMGVLGWGVGGIEAEAAMLGQPVSMLIPRVVGFKLNGSIPAGATATDVVLTITEMLRKHGVVGKFVEFYGQGVAQVPLANRATIGNMSPEFGSTAAMFPIDDVTLDYLRLTGRSQENVDLVEAYAKEQGMWHDADREIRFSEFLELDLSTVVPSIAGPKRPQDRIELSSAKEQFRKDIHNYAAGAADELNIGRPSTAVEVTKADGTSFSIDHGLVSIASITSCTNTSNPSVMLAAALLARKAVEKGLVSKPWVKTSVAPGSKVVTEYYEKSGLMPYLEKLGFFVVGYGCATCIGNSGPLDAEISEAIQAHDLSATAVLSGNRNFEGRINPDVKMNYLASPPLVIAYALAGTMDFDFETDSLGTDTDGNEVFLKDIWPTPTEVQATMDSSIDEGMFAKGYEGVFDGDDRWKALDTPAGNTFEWAEDSTYVRKPPYFEGMKATPDPVQNIAGARVLLKLGDSVTTDHISPAGSFKSDSPAGQYLLANGVDRKDFNSYGSRRGNHEVMIRGTFANIRIRNQILDNVEGGFTRDFTVEGAPQAYVYDAAQNYAAAGIPLVVLGGKEYGSGSSRDWAAKGTALLGVKAVITESFERIHRSNLIGMGVLPLQFPVGENAETLGLTGTETFAVEGVTELNNGTTPKTLKVTAVAEDGKTVSFDAVLRIDTPGEADYYRNGGILQYVLRQISAS; this is encoded by the coding sequence GTGAGCAATGTGGACAGTTTTGGTGCCAAGGGCGTATTGGACGTCAAGGGCAACGAATATGAAATTTACCGGCTGAACGCCGTCGAAGGCGCGCAAAGCCTTCCGTACAGCCTCAAGGTTCTTTTGGAGAACCTGCTTCGCACCGAAGATGGCGCGAACATCACCGCAGAACACGTCAAGGCCATTGGTCAGTGGGATGCAAACGCAGAACCAAACACCGAAATCCAGTTCACCCCTGCACGCGTTTTGATGCAGGACTTCACCGGTGTTCCTTGCATCGTTGACCTCGCCACCATGCGCGAGGCAGTCAAGGAACTAGGCGGAGACCCGACTCGGGTGAACCCGTTGGCTCCTGCCGAAATGGTCATCGACCACTCCGTGCAGATCGACGTCGCCGGCAACGCCGGTGCGCTCGAGCGCAACATGGAAATCGAGTACCAGCGCAACGGGGAGCGTTACCAGTTCCTGCGTTGGGGCCAGACCGCATTTGATGACTTCAAGGTAGTTCCCCCGGGAACCGGCATCGTGCACCAGGTCAACATCGAGTTCCTGGCTCGCACGGTGATGACCCGCGAAGTCAATGGCGTACTTCGCGCGTACCCCGACACCTGCGTCGGCACCGACTCCCACACCACCATGGTTAACGGCATGGGCGTGCTGGGCTGGGGTGTTGGCGGCATTGAGGCCGAGGCCGCAATGCTCGGCCAGCCCGTCTCCATGCTGATCCCGCGCGTTGTTGGCTTCAAGCTCAACGGCTCGATCCCCGCTGGTGCCACCGCAACCGACGTGGTGCTCACCATCACCGAGATGCTGCGTAAGCACGGTGTTGTTGGCAAGTTCGTCGAGTTCTACGGCCAGGGCGTTGCCCAGGTTCCGTTGGCAAACCGCGCCACCATCGGCAACATGTCCCCGGAGTTCGGCTCCACCGCGGCCATGTTCCCGATCGATGACGTCACCCTTGACTACCTGCGCCTGACCGGCCGTTCCCAGGAAAACGTGGACCTCGTAGAGGCCTACGCCAAGGAACAGGGCATGTGGCACGACGCCGATCGCGAGATCCGCTTCTCCGAGTTCCTCGAACTCGATCTCTCGACGGTGGTTCCTTCCATCGCCGGCCCGAAGCGTCCGCAGGACCGCATCGAGCTTTCCAGCGCGAAGGAACAGTTCCGCAAGGACATCCACAACTACGCCGCTGGTGCAGCCGACGAACTGAACATCGGTCGTCCCTCGACTGCCGTTGAGGTCACCAAGGCCGATGGAACAAGCTTCTCCATCGACCACGGTCTGGTCTCGATCGCTTCGATCACCTCCTGCACCAACACCTCCAACCCCTCGGTCATGCTTGCCGCAGCTCTGCTGGCACGCAAGGCAGTGGAAAAGGGTCTGGTGTCCAAGCCGTGGGTCAAGACTTCGGTCGCTCCGGGTTCCAAGGTTGTCACCGAGTACTACGAAAAGTCCGGCCTCATGCCGTACCTGGAGAAGCTTGGCTTCTTCGTCGTGGGTTACGGCTGCGCCACCTGCATCGGTAACTCCGGCCCGCTGGACGCAGAGATCTCCGAAGCCATTCAGGCTCACGACCTCTCCGCAACCGCCGTGCTCTCGGGTAACCGCAACTTCGAAGGCCGCATCAACCCGGACGTCAAGATGAACTACCTGGCTTCCCCGCCATTGGTTATCGCTTACGCCCTGGCTGGCACCATGGACTTCGACTTCGAAACCGATTCCCTGGGCACCGACACCGACGGCAACGAGGTGTTCCTCAAGGACATCTGGCCGACCCCGACCGAGGTTCAGGCCACGATGGATTCCTCCATCGATGAGGGCATGTTCGCCAAGGGTTACGAAGGTGTCTTCGACGGCGACGATCGCTGGAAGGCGCTCGACACTCCGGCAGGCAACACCTTCGAGTGGGCCGAGGATTCGACCTACGTTCGTAAGCCCCCGTACTTCGAGGGCATGAAGGCAACTCCGGATCCGGTGCAGAACATTGCCGGTGCCCGCGTCTTGCTGAAGCTGGGCGATTCGGTCACCACCGACCACATCTCCCCGGCCGGTTCGTTCAAGTCTGATTCCCCGGCTGGACAGTACCTGCTGGCCAACGGCGTGGATCGCAAGGACTTCAACTCCTACGGCTCACGTCGTGGTAACCACGAGGTCATGATTCGCGGCACCTTCGCGAACATCCGTATCCGCAACCAGATCCTTGACAACGTTGAGGGTGGCTTCACCCGCGACTTCACCGTCGAGGGTGCACCGCAGGCCTACGTCTACGACGCTGCGCAGAACTACGCTGCAGCGGGCATCCCGCTGGTCGTTTTGGGTGGCAAGGAATACGGTTCGGGCTCCTCGCGTGACTGGGCAGCCAAGGGCACCGCACTGTTGGGTGTTAAGGCAGTCATCACCGAGTCCTTCGAGCGTATTCACCGCTCCAACCTGATCGGTATGGGCGTTCTGCCCCTGCAGTTCCCGGTTGGCGAAAACGCCGAGACCCTGGGCCTGACCGGCACCGAGACCTTTGCAGTCGAGGGAGTGACCGAACTCAACAACGGCACCACCCCCAAGACCCTGAAGGTCACCGCCGTGGCAGAAGACGGCAAGACCGTCTCCTTCGACGCCGTTTTGCGCATCGATACCCCGGGCGAAGCAGATTACTACCGTAACGGTGGCATCCTGCAGTACGTTCTGCGTCAGATCTCCGCCAGCTAA